The Carassius auratus strain Wakin chromosome 27, ASM336829v1, whole genome shotgun sequence genome includes a region encoding these proteins:
- the plppr4a gene encoding phospholipid phosphatase-related protein type 4, whose amino-acid sequence MSAKERLKSKMTKDSVTLLPCFYFVELPILVSSVVSLYFLELTDIFKPVRSGYSCNDRSLSMPYIEPTKEVIPFLMLFSLAFAGPAVTIMIGEGILYCCLARRNIAIKTEANINAAGCNFNSYIRRAVRFVGVHVFGLCITALITDIIQLATGYHAPYFLTVCKPNYTSLNTSCDENSFIVDDICSGPDPAAINSGRKSFPSQHATLAAFAAVYISMYFNATLTDSTKLLKPLLVFSFIICGIICGLTRIIQFKNHAVDVYCGFLIGGGIAVYLGLYAVGNFKPSEDTSLKTHVHPPLRQPQPPQPPPQPQPVVPPPAMREPLRPLPNLNTDPPRLLPPKSLSMRERPTSARSESILLRGPSHRENMSSLKRASTEVECITPPSPLCQESFVSFSNTLPRVHSTGFEEPVPRRHAAIHASMDSTRSKQLLSQWKTKNENRKLSLQVMEAEAGQLSPQRNMELRCSSEPSAVGLDGELRGGPPGQYMKLAASAVPLANHNNSGGLSGGARVSIQSRPGSSQLVHIPEETQENVSSSHQEDGGEVNDGGGGGGNARAKWLKVAEKSTACRTNSQPRIMQVIAMSKQQGMLHGSPKSEGSTVSCTGSIRYKALMDQEPSAGIVRVEAHPENKPVVKPPSTDGSGSWRWKPQERGSIRQSLELNDLNRDSESCESLKDGYGSFDGNRSLPDMSNPHHPHFHHHHHQQSITTIRVTPVEASSEATSETLSSTSSRDSTLRRKGNIILLPDRGPSPDNARNLPHFFKLSPTPPPILTFKE is encoded by the exons ATGTCTGCGAAGGAAAGACTCAAAAGCAAGATGACAAAAGACAGCGTTACCTTGCTGCCGTGCTTTTATTTCGTGGAG CTCCCAATTCTGGTGTCCTCTGTGGTCAGCTTATACTTCTTGGAGCTGACAGATATTTTTAAGCCAGTGCGTTCAGGCTACAGCTGCAATGACCGCAGTCTCAGCATGCCTTACATTGAGCCCACAAAGGAGGTCATCCCCTTCCTCATGCTCTTCAGTCTGGCTTTCGCCGGGCCAGCGGTGACG ATTATGATTGGGGAAGGGATCCTGTACTGCTGCTTGGCCAGAAGAAACATCGCCATCAAAACAGAGGCTAACATAAATGCCGCCGGCTGCAATTTCAACTCTTACATCCGAAGAGCTGTGAGGTTTGTGG GGGTCCATGTTTTTGGCCTGTGCATCACAGCACTCATCACAGATATTATCCAGCTGGCCACAGGATACCATGCCCCCTACTTCCTAACTGTGTGCAAGCCCAACTACACCAGCCTCAACACTTCCTGTGATGAAAACTCTTTCATTGTGGATGACATCTGCTCTGGGCCTGATCCAGCAGCAATCAACTCTGGCAG GAAGTCCTTCCCATCTCAGCACGCCACTCTGGCAGCTTTTGCGGCTGTGTACATCTCC ATGTACTTTAATGCCACTCTGACTGACTCAACTAAGCTCCTGAAGCCACTCCTGGTGTTTTCCTTCATCATCTGTGGCATTATCTGTGGTCTGACTCGCATCATTCAGTTCAAGAACCATGCCGTGGATGTCTACTGTGGCTTTCTCATCGGAGGGGGCATAGCCGTCTACCTG GGTCTGTATGCAGTTGGAAACTTTAAACCTAGTGAAGACACATCACTAAAGACACATGTACATCCTCCTCTCCGGCAACCACAGCCACCACAACCTCCACCACAGCCCCAGCCAGTGGTGCCTCCACCTGCCATGCGGGAGCCTCTGAGACCTCTACCAAACTTGAACACAGATCCACCACGCTTACTGCCCCCTAAGAGCCTGAGCATGCGGGAACGTCCCACCTCAGCTCGCTCTGAGAGTATCCTGCTACGTGGCCCATCCCACAGAGAGAACATGTCCAGTTTGAAAAGGGCAAGCACAGAGGTAGAGTGCATTACACCTCCTAGTCCCCTCTGCCAGGAGAGCTTTGTGTCATTTAGTAACACTCTGCCCCGTGTGCACTCAACTGGATTCGAAGAACCGGTGCCTCGCCGCCATGCTGCTATCCATGCCTCCATGGACTCCACACGTTCTAAGCAGCTGCTCTCACAGTGGAAGACCAAGAACGAGAACCGCAAGCTGTCTCTGCAGGTAATGGAGGCTGAGGCTGGTCAGCTTTCTCCCCAGCGAAACATGGAGCTCCGCTGCAGCTCTGAACCCTCAGCCGTGGGCTTAGATGGTGAGCTCCGTGGTGGACCACCTGGACAGTACATGAAGCTAGCTGCTAGTGCTGTGCCATTAGCCAATCATAATAACTCTGGTGGCCTATCTGGTGGAGCAAGGGTATCGATCCAGTCACGACCAGGATCGTCCCAACTGGTGCACATCCCTGAGGAGACCCAAGAGAACGTGAGCTCCTCACATCAAGAGGATGGTGGGGAGGTGAATGATGGTGGGGGAGGGGGCGGAAATGCACGGGCGAAATGGCTGAAGGTGGCAGAGAAGAGCACCGCCTGTCGGACTAACAGCCAGCCACGTATCATGCAGGTCATCGCAATGTCTAAGCAGCAGGGCATGTTGCACGGCAGTCCTAAAAGTGAGGGGAGCACCGTGAGTTGTACCGGATCCATCCGTTACAAAGCACTCATGGATCAGGAACCCAGCGCGGGAATTGTTCGAGTGGAGGCCCACCCTGAGAACAAGCCTGTGGTTAAACCACCATCTACAGATGGCAGCGGGTCCTGGAGGTGGAAACCGCAAGAGCGAGGAAGCATCCGGCAGTCCCTTGAGCTCAACGACCTGAATCGGGACTCCGAAAGTTGCGAGTCATTGAAAGACGGCTACGGCTCCTTCGATGGCAACCGGAGCCTACCTGACATGAGCAATCCCCATCatccccatttccaccatcaccaccaccaacAGAGTATCACCACCATCCGAGTTACACCGGTGGAAGCCAGCAGTGAAGCCACCTCAGAAACTCTCTCCTCCACCTCCAGTCGAGACTCCACACTACGCAGGAAAGGCAACATCATCCTGCTGCCCGACAGAGGACCTAGTCCTGATAATGCTAGGAACCTGCCTCACTTTTTCAAACTCTCCCCTACACCTCCCCCCATTTTGACTTTCAAGGAGTGA